The genomic region CTATCTGGTCAGCGGTCCGCTGCGCGGTGACGTGAGCGCGCCGGAGACGGCGCCGATCGCCGCGACCGCGGTCATGGCGCCCATCTTCGCAAACACGCGGCTGACGGCGGCGTTGCCGCTCGCGCTCCTGCTCGCGCTGTTTCTCTGGTGGTGGCTCGGACGAACGGTCGCGGGCTACGAGCTGCGCGCGGTCGGCAAGTCAGAGCGTGCCGCGCGCTACGCGGGAGTAGACCCGCGCAGCGTCATCGAGCGCGCGATGCTCATGAGCGGCGCTCTTGCCGGGCTTGCCGGCGCGACTGAAGTCCTTGGCCTGCTGCACCGCTTCAACGCGGAACTGTCTCCCGGATATGGTTTCACCTCGATCGCCGTCGCGCTGCTCGGCGCGACCAATCCGATCGGCGTGATCCTGTCAGCCCTCTTCTTCGGCGCGCTGCAGAACGGCGCGCTCGCGATGCAATCGCTCGCCGGCGTGCCGAAAGACCTCATCGCGGTCGTCGAGGGTTTGGTGATACTCTTCGTGGCCGCGCGCAAGCTGCCGGTGGGCGTCAACCTGCTCGCGCGGCGTCCGGCGCGGATCGAAGGTGATGCGTGAGCGCGCCATGGCTTCTCGCGCTCGCGGTCGCAAAGGTGCTGCCCAAGAAGGCCACGCCGCTCATCTTCGCCACGCTCGGCGGCGTCATCTCGGAGAACGGCGGCATCGTCAACATCGCGCTCGAAGGCATCATGGCCGGCGGGGCGTTCGCAGCCGTGGTGGCATCGTACCGGACGCACGATGTCGCGCTGGCGATTTTCGTCGCCGTGCTGACCGGCATGGCGCTTGCCGCGGTGCTCGCGTATTTCGCGCTGGCGCAATCGGCGGATCAGATCGTCGTCGGCATGGCCATCAACATCTTCACGCTCGGCATGACGGCATATCTCGTCTCGACGGTCTTCGGGCAGCCCGGCGCGTCGCCTGAAGTTCCCGGTCTGAGGAACGAAGCGGTGCTGACGTGGATCGCGCTCGCGCTCGTGGTCGTCGTGCACATGCTGCTCTATCGCACCCGCGTCGGCATCCACCTCCGAGCCGTCGGCGAAGAGCCGCGCGCTGCCGCCACTGCCGGCATCAACGTCCTGGCCTACCGCTACGCGGCGACGATCGCGGGCGGTGCTCTCGCAGCGCTCGGTGGTGCGTACCTCTCGGTCGGCGAGACGCATCTCTATTCTGACGGCATGGTGGCCGGCCGGGGTTTCATCGCGCTGGCCGCCGTGATCTTCGGTAAGTGGACGCCGTTCGGAGCGGCCGGAGCCTGTGCGTTCTTCGCGCTCTTCTCAAGTCTGCAGATCGTCCTGCAGGGCGGCGCACTGCCCGCGCAATTCCTCGAGATGCTGCCGTATCTGCTGACGATCGTCGCGATCGCGGGCTTTATCGGGCGTGCCCGCCCGCCTGCTTCGGACGGCATACCGTACGAGCGCTGATCGTTAATGCGCGCGCCGCGCCCTGACGATACAATAGATATATGATGTGGCGTACCCTATCTGCCGCGTTGACATGCTGTCTGCTGCTCGCGGCCTCGAACATCCAGCCGGCGGCGATCGCAGATACGAACGACGCATGGCTTGGTACGCCGTTGACCGTACTCGAACCGGAGCTGGCGCGGCTTGCTTCGCTCTCGCCGGGCATCGTCGCTATCTCCGTCGCAGACTTGAGCGGCGGCCACGCGATAGCGATCAACGGCGACGTCAACCTGCCGGCCGCGAGCACGATCAAAATCCCCGTCATGGTCGAAGTGTTCAGGCAGATCGCGCAAGGGCGATTCAGCTTGGACACGACCGTCGCGCTCACGGATTCCGACCGCGATTCGGGATACGGCTCGTTGTGCGACGCGCCGTGGGGCAGCCGCTATACGGTCAACCAACTCGTCATGCTCATGATCACCGAAAGCGACAACACCGCCGCCAACATGCTGATCCGGCTCGTCGGCCGGCAGAACATCAATGCGACGATGGACGGCCTCGGGCTCACCCAGACGCGTTTGGGCGACAGCATACGATCCGACGGCGATATCCGCAGCCTGCGCACGACGTCGAATGAAATGATGCGGCTCCTCATCATGATCGCCGAGCGACGCATCATCACCGATGAGGCGTGCGATCGCATGCTCTCGATCTTGGCCGCGCAGCGTCACAACACGCTGATCCCAAAAGATCTCCCCAAGGGGCTTGCGATCGCGCACAAGACCGGAACGCTGCACGACACGCTCAACGATGTGGGGGTCGTCTACCTTGAAGGCGCGCCATATGTCATCTGCGCGTTCTCGACGCACCTCGAAGACCTCGACGACGGCGAACGCTTCATCCGGACGGCGTCAAAATTGACCTACCGGGCGTTCTTGACCGAATCTCCAACCGCTCGCTGATTTTGTCGGCCTCTTTATCGAACAACCGTGCGTGACTTCGGTCACGACCGGACGGACTAGGGCACGCGCCGCTTCTCAGCCAGGTCCAATTCAACGATAGTCATTCTATAGGACTCGTCGTGCGGCGTGTCACGATTGGGACGTGATGTCCGCCACGGCATGTATAAGGACGGATTGAGCACGCACGTCGCGGCGATAGACAAGCCACAAGTCGCGCACACCGAACGATGGCGCTTCGTCGCCACGCGCGCGTTTTACGTCCTGCTGGCAGCGTCCGGCGCCGCGCTGCTGCTCGCATTTCCACCGACGTTCGACACCCGTATCGGAACCGTGTTCGCGGTTATCATCGTGTCGGCGTTCGTCGTCTTCGCCGAACGATCGCAGACCGCTGCGGGTTCGACCGTAGCACCGCTGACCGCGATCATGGCCGCTTCGGCGGTCACGCTCGGGGCGTGGGCGATCGTCATCGGCGCGATCGCCGTCTCTACCATTCAGATCCGCAGACTCCGCGACGGCGACATCGCCCCGGCCGCAGCTCCTTTCGCGCTCGGATGTCAGATCGGTGCGGCGACGATAAGTTCCTATGCTATGCTTGCGATCTGGTCACTCTTCCGCGAGCTCATCGGGCGTTGGCCGATCGCTGAGCCTGCGATCTTCTTTGTCGGCGTCATCTGCGTCGGAATTGCGTGGCAATCGTCCACGAATATCCTCGTAGCGTTGGGCTCACGCATAATGGGATCTCGCTTTCCGGTTCTCGCGCTCGTTCGACCCGGCATCGTAGCGTCGCTTTATGCATACATGCTTGTTGCGATGTACAATTTTGGCGGAATACTGGCCACCGCCTTATTCTATATCGTCGTCGCACAAATAAATTTTGTTCAGCAGACGTTGGGCACATCGGTCAAGCTCTTGAAGCTTGAGCGCGCGCAAGAGCAAGCGACGACGCTCGCACGGGATCTCTCGCATCTCTTAGAAGCCGAGTCGGTTGAGTTCGGCCGAGAGGTCCGCAACATCGCGCAAAGCATGGCACGCAGTCTTTCGATGAGCCGGCGCGAGGTCTCCATGGTTGGGCTCGCCGCCGAACTGCACGAGATCGGAAAGTGCCGCATTCCATATCGCATGCGCACCAATCTCGGCCTCTCGGAGGCCGAGATAGCTCAATATATGTCGTATCCGCGGATCGGCGCAGTGATGGTCCGGAGTTCGGATGCGCTGCTGCCGCGCGAGATCGCCGATTGGATAGAGTTCCACCGAGAGCATTTCGACGGAGCGGGCGGACCGCGCGGGCTTCGCGGCGACGCGATACCGCTTGCGTCGCGAATCATCGCGATCTCACGCGCTTACGTCGCGATGCTTACGGGTTATGACGGAACTGAAATGGTGAACAAAGAGACAGCGCTCGCCCGCCTGAATGCAGGCGGAGGAGCGCTGTACGATCCGGGGTTAGTGGATCTGCTGGAAAGACTAGCTATGCAGGCCCGGGAAAATTCCCGTATCGAACGTGTGCATGAAGTGGCCGATGCTGGCTAGCACGCCGCCTAGGCTGTGGAGGACGTTGTACAAAACGCCACCGAGTTCGTGAAGATGCATGGCTGAAGGGCTCCTTCTTTTCGGTCTTGCTCGCGAGCTCGGGCGCGGCTGACGTCCTTTACTGACTCCGTCTCTCGAGATCGCCGGCCCACGGCGGTCTCGGGATTCGAGAGTCTCGGACCCGGCTGTCGCGAAATTCGACCGGTAGTCATACCGTTCGAATTTTGGGCAGCGTCAGTCCGGTTTCAACCGTCCTCGAAACTGTCTCCGAACGACTGCTGTCTAAACAGCAAGCGCTCGATGATGGTCCCCGCCTTCACAAGTGACCTCCATCACACCTTCTAGATTGATATCGTATCGTATGGACTGCTAAATTACCGTATCGTGGAAAGTTAAGGGGCCGGCTACATGCCGGCCCCTAGCTTTTGGCGGGGGAGGACGCTTACATCGGCCTTCCGGGGGAGCAAACCCTTAGACAGCCCCTGCTACAAGCGAGGGAAAGCACGGGGTGACCCACTGCCGGTACCGCGCGAGTTTGCCAAGCGAAACCTTCGCATAGAGATCGCCGAGGGCAGTCGAAATCGGTCCGATGGTGCCGTCGCCCACCTGCCGCCGATCGACTTCTATGACCGGTCCCACGCCGACGGCCGTGCCAGAGAAGAACAGCTCTTCGGCCGCATAGAGCTCGCTGCGGTCGATGCTTCGCTCAACCACTTCGATGTTCAATTCGTTGCGGCAGAGTTCGATGAGCGTGTCGCGCGTGATGCCTTCCAATATGCTGTCGGTCACTGGCGGCGTGATGACGCGCCCGCCGCGCACCATGAACAGGTTCTCGGCGCTTCCTTCAGATACGTGACCGTCGGACGACAGCAGTATCGCCTCATCGAAGCCGTTCTCAACCGCTTCCGTCTTTGCGAGCGCCGAGCTGACATAGACGCCGGTCAACTTCGCGCGAGCGGGCGCGCTGTTGTCGTCGATTCTCCGCCACGACGCAACGCCGACCTTCAATCCTTTGGAAGCATCGAAGTACGATTTGTGCGGCACCGCCACGATCGCGAAATCGCCTTTGACGTTGTGCAGCCGGACGCCGATCTCTTCGGACGATTTGAATGCGATAGGACGCACGTAGACGTCTTGGCGGTAGTCGTTGCGGCGCGCGAGCTCCACCGTGTGGCGGCAGAGCGCTTCGGTATCTTCGGGCAGCGCGAGCTTCAGCAGCTTCGCGGACGAGCGCATGCGATCGTAGTGCTCGGCGAGACGGAAGAAGAACAATTGATTATCCGCGGCGCTCCAATAGCCGCGGATGCCTTCAAAGCACCCGGTGCCGTAGTTGAGTCCGTGCGTGAGCAGGCCGACCCGCGCGTCGCCGTACGCCTTGAACTGACCGCCGTGGTAGATGATAACGCTGTCGAGATCCATTCGCTCGTACTCCTGCCTTCGCTATGTCTTGATAAAGCGGTTGACCGCTGCGATAAGTTCTTCGACCCGCTCGGGGCCGGTGTCGGGTTTGAGCGAGTCGCGCACGCAGCCTTCGACATGCTGTTGAAGCAACACCATGCCGAGGTTTTCCAACGCGGAGCGCGCGGACGCGATCTGCGTGAGGATGTCGATGCAGTACTCGTCCGACTCGACCATGCGCGCCAACCCTCGGACCTGACCCTCGATTTTGTGCAATCGCGAAACGAGAGCCGTTTTGTCTTTGGACGCCGGATTTTGCACGGGTGGTCCGCTCCTGGGCGGCGGGGGTATGCGCTGTGCCCGCTCGTCAATCGTACCCTTGCCCGCGCACGATGTAAAGAGCGAGCGGCTGTCCGCAAGGCCCGGGCTCATATAGGGGTATGGGGTATATTGTCGTGCAAAGGTCGAACGGCCTGCTCGCATCGGCCGCGCCGATCGCACAGGAGCGTACGCTTTGTCTCGCAAAGTAATTGGCTAGATGGAAGTCGAGCGCGCGCTGGCAGATCTCGCTGAAGTTCGAGACCGCCTCGCGAACTGTCAGCAGTTTCGCGGCTATTCAGGTCCCGCCGCAGCCTTCAGCGGGCTCTGCGCCGTAGGCGCCGGATTTGTGCAGCTCGTCCTCGCCCCGAATCCGCAAAGCGCGTCAGAGATCTACATTTACCTTTCGATCTGGTCGGCGTGTCTCGGCGTCGCGCTCGTCGTCAACTACGGCGCGCTGGCCGTCTGGTATGCGAGAACGGCCGGCCTGCAGGCGCGCAGCCAGACGCGCACCGCGGGCCTGAGCATCTTGCCGGCGGTCATCCTCGGCGCAGTATTGAGTGCTGCGCTCGCCTTTCACAACATGTATGCGATGCTCCCAGGCGTCTGGTATTCGTGTTACGCAGTCGGCCTGTTCGCATCGCGCTCCATGGTTCCGCAACCGGTGGTCTCGGCCGGCGCGCTTTTCGCCTGCCTCGGCGTCGCGTTGCTGCTCTCACCGTATCCCGCACTGCCGCTCTCGTGGTGGGTCATGCCGATCGGTTTCGGCGTCATCCAGACGTACATCGGCTACGTTCTCGCCCGCGAAGAGGAGTCTCGTCAAACAGCATGAGCGCCAGGAAAACCGCACGCAAATCGAACGCCGGCCAGCCGGCCGATGCGCCGTTTGCATACGCCGGACTGGAGAGGATCTTTCACGAGCGCGGCAGGCTTGCCGTTTGCACGTGCTTGATCGCGCATCCGGACGGCTTGAGTTTCACCGAACTGCAAGAATCGTGCGGGCTCACCGACGGCAATCTGAGCAGGCACCTGCATGCGCTTTCGGAGGTCGACATCGTCACGATCGCTCGTCACACGGGGTCCGGCCGGCCGACAAGCGTCTGCCGCATAACGAAGAGCGGCCGCGCTCGCTTTCTCGCATATGTGGATGAATTGGAGTCCGTCGTGCGCGACGTCCACGTGCGCGCCGAGGACTCGCAATCGACGACGCGAGGCCGCACGCTTCCGCGTCTGGTCACGACGTGACGATGATCATCAGAAAAATCGCTCCGGCGACTGCGATCGTACCCGATCAGCTGCCGCGTCACATCGCGATCATCATGGACGGAAATCGCCGATGGGCGCGCGAGCGCGGACTGCCGCTCGTCGAAGGCTATCGCAGGGGGATCATCTCGTTGCGCGAGGCGACGACCGCATGCAGCGATCTCGGCATCGAATACCTGACCGTCTACGGATTCTCGACGGAGAACTGGAAGCGCGACGACGCGGAACTCTCCGTGTTATTCGACTTGTGCTGCGCGTTCGCGCGTAACGAGCTTGCGGGATTGATTCGCGAAAACGTTCGCGTGCGTATCATCGGGCATCCCGAGGCGTTGCCGTCCGCCGCGCGCCGCGCGCTCGCGGACCTCGTCGAGAAGACCGCCGGCAACACCGGAACGGTTTTGAATCTTGCGGTCAACTACAGCGCCCGGTCGGAACTCGGCGATGCGGCGCGAGCGCTCGCACGCGACGTGGCCGCCGGATCGCTGGATCCCGGATCCATCGATGAGAATACCATCGGCTCGTATCTCCACACGCACGATCTGCCGGACCCTGACCTCCTCATCCGCCCCGGCGGCGAAGCGCGGCTGTCGAATTTCCTCCTCTATCAAGTCGCGTACACCGAGCTATGGATGACCGACGTCTACTGGCCCGACTTCACGCGCGAGACGCTGGCGCTTGCTGTCGCCGACTTCGGCCGGCGCGCGCGCCGCTTCGGCGGGGCGTAGCGGCCGCCACAAGTCCGAATCTGTATTGTACGCGGATCTCCACCTCCATAGCTGTGAGAGCGACGGCGAACTGTCGCCCAGCGCTCTCGTGGACGCGGTCTGCACCGAAGGCGTCTCTCTCCTTGCGCTCACCGATCACGACACGACCGCCGGTCATGCGGAAGCCCGAAGGCGATGTGCCGGCCTCGGCGTGACGTTCGTACCCGGCATCGAGATGACGACGTATGCGATGGACCGCGTGATCCACGTCTTGGGTTTGGGATTTCGCGACGGGGATGCCGGCCTCACGAGGGCGTGCTCGCTCGCTCGCGATAACTTCGCGCGAAATCAGCGCCGCTGGGTGACGGCGCTCGAAAGCGGCGGCCAGGACGTGTCGTGGGACCGCGATTTCGCCGGCGGCGCCGTTCGCTTGCCGGTGCTCATCGAGCGGCTGTGCGACCGCAATGTTGAAAGCGGTGATCCCAAGCGCGTGCACGCAGCGTTCAGCGCGTTCTTTCGCGCTCTGCCCGCCTCTGCGTACGCGGAGCTTCCCACGCCAGCCGCTGCCGCCGCAATGATCCGCGCAGCGGGAGGCATCGCCGTGCTCGCGCATCCGCTTCGCATCGACGAAGGATCCGGCTGGGCCGCGCTCTTGGACGACATGGATGCTGTCGAAGCGAACTACGCCGCATACGATCGCGCAGTTCAAGATGGACTTGTCGCGATCGCGCGCGATCGCGGGCTGCTGGGGACATGCGGCAGCGACTACCACGGCTACTTCCAAGGCCCTTATGTCAACCCGCGTTTTGAACCGTCACCCGAACTGCTCGCGCGCCTCGGGGTGTTCTGAAGGGGCCCATGCTAATCGGCCCTATCTTAGGCGTTTTCGCTTGACGAACTCGAGAACGCCGGCAAGCGGGCGCGCGTTCAACACGTCGGCCTTCGTCAAGCCCGCTTTGCGTGCGGTGCCGACGCCGTAGAACATGTGATCGAGCCATTCGATGCTGTGCGCATCGGTGTCGACGGCGATCGTGCAGCCCAGTTCCTTCGCGCGCCGCGCGAGCGACGCGTTGAGATCCAGCCGCATCGGATTGGAGTTGATCTCAAGGGCCGTTCCGGTTTCCGCCGCTGCGCGAAAAACGGCGTCTATATCGAATTCATAACCGGCCCGTTTTTCGATCTGCGCGCCGGTCGGGTGTCCGATGATATTCACGTACGGGTTTCGGATCGCCCTGAGCAGCCGCTCCGTCTGCTCTTCCTTCGTGCGCGAGAACGCGGAATGGATCGACGCGACGACGATGTCCAACTTCGCAAGCGTCGCATCGGGCCAGTCGAGCGAGCCATCCGCTCGGATATCAACTTCGGACGAGCAGAGCAGGTGCACGCCGTACGAGTCGCGCGCGGCTTTGATCGCAGCGATCTGTTGGGCGAGCCGCTTCTCGTCGAGGCCGTGCGCGACCGCCCGGCCGGGTGAGTGGTCGGAGATCGACAGATACTCGCGCTTACGCTCGGCAGTGGCCCTGGCCATTTCTTCGATGCTGCGCGACCCGTCGCTCCACGTCGTGTGCGCATGCAGGTCGCCGCGGATGTCGGCAAGCGAGATAAGGTCGGGCAGAGAGCGCGAGCGAGCGCGGTCGATCTCGTCCAAGCCAACGCGCAGTTCCGGCGGGATGTACTGCATGCCGAGCGCCTCGTAGACTTCCTCCTCCGTCTTCATCGCGCGGACTTTGCCCGTCTCCACATCCTCGATGCCGTACTCGCTGACCTTGAGGCCGCGCCCCTTCGCGTACTCACGCAGCAAAACGTTGTGCGCTTTGTTGCCGGTGAAATGTTGGAGGAGATTTCCCAGATACTTGTGCGGCACCACGCGGCAGTCGACGGAAATACCCGGCGACGCCCAGATCGTCGCTTTTGTCTCGCCGCGGCCCACTATGCGTTCTGCTTGCGGCAACTTCGTGAAGAACTCGAGCGCCGCAGCGCCGCGTGCGCTCGTGCAGATGATATCCAGATCACCGACGGTCGGCTCCATACGGCGAGCGCTCCCGGCTACGGTGACGTTCTTGGCAAGGCCGCTTTCGGCGAGCGCTGCGACGATGGCTTGGGCTAACGGCCACGCGTCGCCAAGGCGCATTCGTTTGGTGCGCTCCTGCAGCTGCGCGAGCGCCGCGCGCAGGTTCTCTATGCCCTTTGCACCGAGCCGCGGCAGTTTCGCGATGGAGCCGTCTTCGACGACACGCCGAAGATCGGCGATGCCGGTGACGCCGAGATCTCTGAACAGCGAGACGGCTGTCTTCGCTCCGATGCCGGGAACGCCCAGCAGCTCGAGAATCGTGGGCGGAAACTTGCCGCGCAGTTCGTCGAGATAAGGGCACGTGCCGGTGCGATCGATCTCGTCGATTTTTTTCGCGATCGCAGCACCCACCCCCGGCAGTTCGGTCAGCGTGTGCGCGGCGATCATCTCACGCGCGGGGGTCTCGGCATCTTCGAGGCTGCGCTGGGCGCGTTCGTAGGCCTTGATCTTGAAGAACGGTTCGCCGTCGAATTCCATGAGCGCGGCGATCTCAGCGAGCCGCGCGGCGATCTGTGAGTTTGTCACGTCTTACGGCAAGAGCGAGTTCTCGCCGGCGAACAAGCCCGCGGCGTTCGGCAGCCAAGCCCACACGAGCAGCGCGCGCGTCGCGGGGTGCACGAACGCGAATAAGAGCGTGCCGTCGGGCGGCATCAGTCCACGCTTTATGAGTTCGGGTGCTGTGGGTTTGGCATCGTCATCCCACGCCGCTTGCGCGAAATACGTCTTGTCGCCCACGGTTATGTTGTAGTGCAGATGTCGCGGAATCGTGTAC from Candidatus Eremiobacteraceae bacterium harbors:
- a CDS encoding ABC transporter permease; its protein translation is MRDALRHAAGPIGALALALLVSSFVMLAFHANPIDAFGALARGAFGSKQGLAETLVQTTALLFAGLGVAVAFRAGLFNIGAEGQLVAGGLCTAVAGAALHLPAVVEIPLCLVAGAIGGAIWGGIAGVLRARFGASEVITTIMLNYIAFLGSSYLVSGPLRGDVSAPETAPIAATAVMAPIFANTRLTAALPLALLLALFLWWWLGRTVAGYELRAVGKSERAARYAGVDPRSVIERAMLMSGALAGLAGATEVLGLLHRFNAELSPGYGFTSIAVALLGATNPIGVILSALFFGALQNGALAMQSLAGVPKDLIAVVEGLVILFVAARKLPVGVNLLARRPARIEGDA
- a CDS encoding ABC transporter permease, whose product is MSAPWLLALAVAKVLPKKATPLIFATLGGVISENGGIVNIALEGIMAGGAFAAVVASYRTHDVALAIFVAVLTGMALAAVLAYFALAQSADQIVVGMAINIFTLGMTAYLVSTVFGQPGASPEVPGLRNEAVLTWIALALVVVVHMLLYRTRVGIHLRAVGEEPRAAATAGINVLAYRYAATIAGGALAALGGAYLSVGETHLYSDGMVAGRGFIALAAVIFGKWTPFGAAGACAFFALFSSLQIVLQGGALPAQFLEMLPYLLTIVAIAGFIGRARPPASDGIPYER
- a CDS encoding serine hydrolase; the protein is MMWRTLSAALTCCLLLAASNIQPAAIADTNDAWLGTPLTVLEPELARLASLSPGIVAISVADLSGGHAIAINGDVNLPAASTIKIPVMVEVFRQIAQGRFSLDTTVALTDSDRDSGYGSLCDAPWGSRYTVNQLVMLMITESDNTAANMLIRLVGRQNINATMDGLGLTQTRLGDSIRSDGDIRSLRTTSNEMMRLLIMIAERRIITDEACDRMLSILAAQRHNTLIPKDLPKGLAIAHKTGTLHDTLNDVGVVYLEGAPYVICAFSTHLEDLDDGERFIRTASKLTYRAFLTESPTAR
- a CDS encoding HD domain-containing phosphohydrolase encodes the protein MSRLGRDVRHGMYKDGLSTHVAAIDKPQVAHTERWRFVATRAFYVLLAASGAALLLAFPPTFDTRIGTVFAVIIVSAFVVFAERSQTAAGSTVAPLTAIMAASAVTLGAWAIVIGAIAVSTIQIRRLRDGDIAPAAAPFALGCQIGAATISSYAMLAIWSLFRELIGRWPIAEPAIFFVGVICVGIAWQSSTNILVALGSRIMGSRFPVLALVRPGIVASLYAYMLVAMYNFGGILATALFYIVVAQINFVQQTLGTSVKLLKLERAQEQATTLARDLSHLLEAESVEFGREVRNIAQSMARSLSMSRREVSMVGLAAELHEIGKCRIPYRMRTNLGLSEAEIAQYMSYPRIGAVMVRSSDALLPREIADWIEFHREHFDGAGGPRGLRGDAIPLASRIIAISRAYVAMLTGYDGTEMVNKETALARLNAGGGALYDPGLVDLLERLAMQARENSRIERVHEVADAG
- a CDS encoding branched-chain amino acid transaminase, whose translation is MDLDSVIIYHGGQFKAYGDARVGLLTHGLNYGTGCFEGIRGYWSAADNQLFFFRLAEHYDRMRSSAKLLKLALPEDTEALCRHTVELARRNDYRQDVYVRPIAFKSSEEIGVRLHNVKGDFAIVAVPHKSYFDASKGLKVGVASWRRIDDNSAPARAKLTGVYVSSALAKTEAVENGFDEAILLSSDGHVSEGSAENLFMVRGGRVITPPVTDSILEGITRDTLIELCRNELNIEVVERSIDRSELYAAEELFFSGTAVGVGPVIEVDRRQVGDGTIGPISTALGDLYAKVSLGKLARYRQWVTPCFPSLVAGAV
- a CDS encoding metal-sensitive transcriptional regulator, producing the protein MQNPASKDKTALVSRLHKIEGQVRGLARMVESDEYCIDILTQIASARSALENLGMVLLQQHVEGCVRDSLKPDTGPERVEELIAAVNRFIKT
- a CDS encoding transcriptional regulator, with the protein product MSARKTARKSNAGQPADAPFAYAGLERIFHERGRLAVCTCLIAHPDGLSFTELQESCGLTDGNLSRHLHALSEVDIVTIARHTGSGRPTSVCRITKSGRARFLAYVDELESVVRDVHVRAEDSQSTTRGRTLPRLVTT
- the uppS gene encoding polyprenyl diphosphate synthase — its product is MIIRKIAPATAIVPDQLPRHIAIIMDGNRRWARERGLPLVEGYRRGIISLREATTACSDLGIEYLTVYGFSTENWKRDDAELSVLFDLCCAFARNELAGLIRENVRVRIIGHPEALPSAARRALADLVEKTAGNTGTVLNLAVNYSARSELGDAARALARDVAAGSLDPGSIDENTIGSYLHTHDLPDPDLLIRPGGEARLSNFLLYQVAYTELWMTDVYWPDFTRETLALAVADFGRRARRFGGA
- a CDS encoding PHP domain-containing protein, translated to MYADLHLHSCESDGELSPSALVDAVCTEGVSLLALTDHDTTAGHAEARRRCAGLGVTFVPGIEMTTYAMDRVIHVLGLGFRDGDAGLTRACSLARDNFARNQRRWVTALESGGQDVSWDRDFAGGAVRLPVLIERLCDRNVESGDPKRVHAAFSAFFRALPASAYAELPTPAAAAAMIRAAGGIAVLAHPLRIDEGSGWAALLDDMDAVEANYAAYDRAVQDGLVAIARDRGLLGTCGSDYHGYFQGPYVNPRFEPSPELLARLGVF
- the polX gene encoding DNA polymerase/3'-5' exonuclease PolX, encoding MTNSQIAARLAEIAALMEFDGEPFFKIKAYERAQRSLEDAETPAREMIAAHTLTELPGVGAAIAKKIDEIDRTGTCPYLDELRGKFPPTILELLGVPGIGAKTAVSLFRDLGVTGIADLRRVVEDGSIAKLPRLGAKGIENLRAALAQLQERTKRMRLGDAWPLAQAIVAALAESGLAKNVTVAGSARRMEPTVGDLDIICTSARGAAALEFFTKLPQAERIVGRGETKATIWASPGISVDCRVVPHKYLGNLLQHFTGNKAHNVLLREYAKGRGLKVSEYGIEDVETGKVRAMKTEEEVYEALGMQYIPPELRVGLDEIDRARSRSLPDLISLADIRGDLHAHTTWSDGSRSIEEMARATAERKREYLSISDHSPGRAVAHGLDEKRLAQQIAAIKAARDSYGVHLLCSSEVDIRADGSLDWPDATLAKLDIVVASIHSAFSRTKEEQTERLLRAIRNPYVNIIGHPTGAQIEKRAGYEFDIDAVFRAAAETGTALEINSNPMRLDLNASLARRAKELGCTIAVDTDAHSIEWLDHMFYGVGTARKAGLTKADVLNARPLAGVLEFVKRKRLR